Proteins encoded in a region of the Drosophila busckii strain San Diego stock center, stock number 13000-0081.31 unplaced genomic scaffold, ASM1175060v1 hic_scaffold_35, whole genome shotgun sequence genome:
- the LOC108602848 gene encoding insulin-like growth factor-binding protein complex acid labile subunit: MRQTLLLPLLVQLISSVGQLVSATAASGNINGGQLRRIWLQDHCSAGICTDVEIGRNDYVILSHAPIAKQLMLTFLNSSIAKIPHLMFDTFPDLQVLRMENCSLETFEKPQFEGASNLMGLFLGHNRLKDIPKNIFLGADNLATLQLQHNQLKVLHNHSFHALKELKELTLADNQLEQLPLGLFAGLRKLIELSLSGNRLQTLPRGIFDKNLNLTRLNLSRNRFTVFESELLKLQMRLAILDISGNILHELTLNFSKLDLAVAHGCDLRRLTVYGVVNELDLHNNSLTELPHIPQAGNVSGLDLSQNPLGNLQGNPLRRFTALVRLNLSATNTHELPEGLFKKQTQLQILDISSNAIYSLKITLFDNLKSLQYFYFQQNNWNCDFLQLLMSSFVKRRDISFMEDVTAPELVDDYVDGVACWYESDRASKKCDGSSGSSDAAMELSIVRNEIKSFTELIEKKFVKVYRMLDEMKLKL; the protein is encoded by the coding sequence ATGCGGCAGACATTGCTTCTGCCTTTGCTAGTGCAGCTCATTTCCAGCGTTGGCCAACTAGTCTCAGCTACAGCGGCATCTGGAAACATCAATGGAGGTCAGTTGCGTCGCATTTGGCTGCAGGATCATTGTTCAGCGGGCATTTGTACGGACGTGGAGATTGGCCGCAATGACTATGTGATTCTATCACACGCGCCCATTGCCAAGCAACTAATGCTGACGTTTCTTAACTCAAGCATAGCCAAGATACCACATTTGATGTTCGACACATTTCCCGATCTGCAGGTGCTGCGCATGGAAAACTGCTCTCTGGAGACTTTTGAAAAGCCACAGTTCGAGGgtgcaagcaatttaatgGGCCTATTTCTTGGCCACAATCGCTTGAAGGACATACccaagaatatatttttaggaGCTGACAATTTGGCGACTCTCCAATTGCAGCACAATCAGCTCAAAGTTCTGCACAATCACAGCTTCCATGCGCTTAAAGAGCTGAAGGAGCTAACGCTTGCCGACAACCAGTTGGAACAGCTGCCACTGGGTTTATTTGCCGGCTTACGCAAATTGATCGAATTGAGTTTGTCTGGCAATCGCCTCCAGACGCTGCCACGCGGAATTTTCGATAAAAATTTGAACTTGACGCGACTCAATTTATCCCGCAATCGGTTTACGGTATTTGAATCGGAGCTACTGAAGCTGCAAATGCGTCTAGCCATCCTCGACATTTCCGGCAACATACTCCATGAGTTGACATTAAACTTTTCGAAGCTTGATCTGGCCGTGGCTCACGGCTGCGATCTGCGCCGTCTGACGGTCTATGGAGTTGTTAATGAGTTGGACTTGCATAACAATTCGCTAACAGAGCTGCCGCATATACCGCAGGCAGGCAATGTGAGCGGCTTGGATTTATCTCAGAATCCGTTGGGCAATTTGCAGGGTAACCCTTTGAGACGCTTCACAGCATTGGTGCGGCTCAACCTGTCGGCTACCAACACTCACGAACTGCCGGAAGGTCTGTTCAAGAAGCAGACACAGCTGCAAATTCTGGACATCTCATCCAATGCGATCTACTCGCTGAAGATCACGCTTTTCGACAACCTAAAGTCATTGCAGTATTTCTACTTTCAGCAGAACAATTGGAACTGTGACTTTCTACAGCTGTTGATGAGCTCGTTTGTAAAGCGACGTGACATATCCTTTATGGAGGATGTCACTGCACCCGAGTTGGTTGATGATTATGTGGATGGTGTTGCCTGCTGGTATGAGAGCGATAGGGCATCCAAGAAATGTGACGGAAGCTCGGGCAGTTCAGATGCCGCTATGGAATTATCCATAGTGCGAAACGAAATTAAAAGCTTCACTGAACTCATTGAGAAGAAGTTTGTTAAAGTCTATCGCATGCTTGATGAAATGAAGCTAAAGCTATAA
- the LOC108602850 gene encoding SH3-containing GRB2-like protein 3-interacting protein 1, whose translation MLKSVQVLFVLLASCVLIQARFMRVQSLARSADASDENGAQILLYTPATSEQLQKDSENEPSFHEPQIVEPEPDKDGRKVPDYLYANTIPMLNDQSIKYRLPQLAAYPVAYRPQIIPNMHRNTNNVVGELPYVLVPRVQLGFNVQGQTGLNWPSLNLISPSLPEDAVAHKEEQQTTAYIPVPVPGPAGPPGPPGPPGPRGPPGPIGPRGRDGPRGPPANLAATTQSPQSIWYGQSNSVSNSKPQYAEQLSNSYQN comes from the exons ATGCTGAAGAGCGTTCAAGTATTGT TTGTGCTTTTGGCCAGTTGTGTCCTCATACAGGCGCGATTTATGCGTGTTCAGAGTCTGGCACGGAGCGCGGACGCGTCAGATGAGAATGGCGCGCAGATATTGTTATACACGCCCGCGACATCTGAACAGCTTCAGAAGGATAGCGAGAACGAGCCAAGTTTTCATGAGCCACAGATTGTAGAGCCAGAACCAGACAAGGATGGCCGAAAAGTGCCCGACTATCTGTATGCAAACACAATACCTATGCTAAACGATCAGAGTATCAAGTATAGGTTGCCACAGTTGGCAGCCTATCCGGTGGCCTACCGCCCACAAATTATTCCTAATATGCATAGAAATACGAACAACGTGGTTGGTGAGCTGCCCTACGTGTTGGTGCCGCGTGTTCAATTGGGCTTCAATGTGCAGGGCCAGACGGGTCTTAACTGGCCAAGTCTGAATTTGATTTCACCCAGTTTGCCAGAGGATGCGGTTGCCCACAAGGAAGAACAGCAGACTACAGCCTATATACCGGTGCCAGTACCAGGACCAGCAGGACCACCGGGGCCACCCGGACCACCAGGACCACGAGGACCGCCCGGACCGATAGGACCACGCGGCAGGGATGGTCCACGTGGCCCGCCTGCCaacttggcagcaacaacacaaagtCCACAAAGCATTTGGTATGGCCAGAGCAATAGTGTTAGCAATAGTAAGCCACAGTATGCCGAGCAACTCTCCAATAGTTATCAGaactaa